A single window of Culicoides brevitarsis isolate CSIRO-B50_1 chromosome 3, AGI_CSIRO_Cbre_v1, whole genome shotgun sequence DNA harbors:
- the LOC134835522 gene encoding TWiK family of potassium channels protein 7, with protein MSGDEANGELLKNYRSDDEINKQKSSFLERLIEIFIKFKLKKVLGHLGLLVALCAYCFMGGIVFRILELPNEIAERQAVRNSTLAARSKFIQSILENRDIRNLEDFISVELLEYEEAVADAADGGLVIGDPAFPDPDSDKWTVNQAVFFSSTILTTIGYGNIAPVTFEGRLFCIFFALIGIPLTLTVIADWGVLFATASTSLAKNLPISNPKKKSSSNKKLLYAFGAVVFLGVYLAAGAGMMLLIEDDWGFFDGYYFCFITMTTIGLGDLVPSRPEFMVVCTLYILIGLALTSTIIELVRRQYARSWQQLQALSGPFADTLRRLGESAGGTIDVNAFQMDLRRALTMNRKKGKGGKDSESEMAAIEAITNALLSEVKANQDSEPKLLRIIIYESNV; from the exons ATGTCAGGTGACGAGGCAAACGGCGAGCTCTTGAAAAACTACCGGAGCGACGATGaaatcaacaaacaaaaaagctcCTTCCTGGAGCGTCTCatcgaaattttcatcaaattcaagTTGAAAAAGGTGCTGGGACACCTTGGCCTGCTCGTTGCGTTGTGTGCATATTGCTTCATGGGCGGCATT GTTTTTAGAATACTAGAATTACCAAACGAAATTGCAGAAAGACAAGCAGTTAGAAATAGTACCTTAGCGGCACGTAGTAAATTTATCCaatcaattttagaaaatagagACATACGGAATTTGGAGGATTTCATTTCCGTCGAGTTACTCGAATATgaagag gcTGTCGCGGATGCTGCTGACGGTGGTTTAGTCATTGGCGATCCAGCATTTCCAGATCCCGATTCCGACAAATGGACCGTTAACCAAGCTGTGTTTTTCTCATCGACCATTCTCACGACGATAG GCTATGGCAATATTGCACCAGTCACGTTCGAAGGACGACTTTTCTGTATATTCTTTGCTCTAATTGGCATTCCGCTTACATTGACGGTCATTGCAGATTGGGGTGTATTGTTTGCCACTGCTTCGACGTCTCTCGCGAAGAATTTGCCGATATCGA ATCCTAAAAAGAAATCGTCGTCGAACAAAAAGTTGCTGTACGCATTTGGTGCTGTCGTATTTTTAGGAGTCTATTTGGCAGCTGGTGCCGGCATGATGCTTTTAATCGAGGACGATTGGGGGTTCTTTGAtggatattatttttgttttatcacaATGACGACAATTGGCTTGGGTGACTTGGTGCCga GTCGTCCTGAATTCATGGTTGTTTGCACATTGTACATTCTGATTGGATTGGCGTTGACATCGACGATCATCGAGTTGGTACGACGTCAATACGCGAGGAGCTGGCAACAAttacaa GCACTTTCCGGTCCATTTGCTGACACTCTGCGACGCTTGGGCGAATCAGCTGGCGGCACAATTGACGTTAATGCCTTCCAAATGGACTTGCGACGAGCACTGACGATG AATCGCAAAAAAGGCAAGGGAGGCAAAGACTCAGAAAGCGAAATGGCAGCAATCGAAGCCATCACAAATGCATTGTTGAGCGAAGTGAAAGCCAATCAA GATAGTGAACCCAAGTTGCTCCGTATTATAATTTACGAGTCGAATGTATGA
- the LOC134834383 gene encoding uncharacterized Golgi apparatus membrane protein-like protein CG5021 gives MSVTVPLLDDDTVPFGEEDELNPNRNAKTYSHPYIVFFHLGFRGTALLAYILCGFFSDSYITSFVVIVLLLSADFWVVKNITGRILVGLRWWNFVDDEGNSKWIYESKSKEGQKYGQADEVRIFWLGLIVSPVIWGLFFIVALFGLKLKWLLVVLIALALNGANLHGYIKCHFGANKDVTSAAQDFVKGAVMKNAVNSFFSATTPNAAPPNAGGANMTV, from the exons ATGTCTGTgacg GTACCTTTACTGGATGACGATACGGTCCCATTCGGAGAGGAAGATGAACTAAATCCGAACAGAAATGCCAAAACTTAttc aCATCCCTACATTGTCTTCTTTCACTTGGGCTTTCGAGGGACTGCGCTACTTGCCTACATCCTCTGCGGATTTTTCTCTGATTCCTATATAACTTCGTTCGTAGTCATAGTTTTACTGCTGTCAGCCGACTTTTGGGTCGTTAAGAATATCACAGGGCGCATTTTGGTAGGGCTTCGATGGTGGAATTTCGTCGATGACGAAGGCAACTCCAAATGGATTTACGAATCCAAGTCGAAGGAGGGGCAAAAGTACGGACAAGCCGATGAAGTGCGAATTTTCTGGCTTGGACTCATCGTTTCGCCTGTGATATGgggattatttttcattgttgcTCTTTTTGGACTGAAACTCAAATGGCTTCTTGTCGTTCTGATAGCTCTTGCCCTGAACGGAGCGAATTTGCACGGATATATCAAATGTCACTTTGGCGCAAATAAAGATGTGACATCAGCAGCACAGGATTTCGTCAAAGGAGCCGTGATGAAAAATGCTGTGAACAGTTTCTTTAGTGCGACAACGCCAAATGCGGCGCCTCCCAATGCCGGAGGAGCTAATATGACTGTTTAA
- the LOC134833108 gene encoding ATPase family gene 2 protein homolog A, producing MPPKSASKKEKPLWFTCEKCSLLIMGQPAPNNHQNCDLTSTASYITTGSSTVFKPNKVETKTNFDEESSLASHQLNNLLFLNLQVMRLAKFVIGEPLLIKNNEDFSVKNAWPVNDKSLDVVRLTKNELWRYETGNLTIEKFGKKLNEAKNVVLRCLNESKIDGDLKKNLLRVVKCEFKGHALRKGLELRLVFMNKPFVFEVHEISSQNSLSEKLATLSIDDKTPEFVKIGNSTEIQLFSKDETQEISSKKVKEEIFIGGLSKQRQEIEEIIAAKQTRAGLTKGILLHGSPGCGKTLLVKSLLADTSIKHVQINSSEIFSRYYGETEANLTSNFEKVKENYPALTLVVVEDIHNLCPKADNTDIGRRVTSSFITLMDQLPANALIIATTNQIENLSANLRRSGRIDYEIEVSVPSPDARNEILDALLRKHQLSISAEDVSKLGLATHGYTGADLESLITKTLCMNPKNTVSIEDLMQNLTIVKPSAMREIQIESPNIKWSDIGGQADLKLKLQQAVEWPIKHPETFKRLGITPPRGLLMFGPPGCSKTMIAKALATESSLNFLSIKGSELFSMWVGESEKAVRKLFQKAREVAPAIIFFDEIDAIGGERGGEGSSNSVKERVLAQILTEIDGVHALKDVTIVAATNRPDLIDKALMRPGRLDRVIYVGLPDSDTRRDIFNIKLQKMPIHENVTLENLVERTEGYSGAEIQAVCQEAALHALEISFEATHVTQEDFDFALKFVQPRTSKALLELYENYLNDYKFK from the exons ATGCCTCCAAAATCAGCCAGCAAGAAAGAAAAGCCCTTATGGTTCACTTGTGAGAAATGTTCTTTGTTAATCATGGGACAACCAGCTCCaaataatcatcaaaattgtGATTTAACTTCAACTGCTTCTTATATTACAACCg gtTCTTCAACAGTTTTCAAGCCAAATAAAGTAGAAACGAAGACAAATTTCGACGAAGAATCATCTTTAGCGAGTCaccaattaaataatttactttttctgaACCTCCAAGTCATGCGATTAGCTAAATTTGTGATTGGAGAacctttattaattaaaaacaacgaAGATTTTAGTGTTAAAAACGCTTGGCCTGTCAACGATAAGTCATTGGATGTCGTTCGTTTAACTAAAAATGAGCTTTGGAGGTACGAGACAGGCAATTTAACAATAGAAAagttcggaaaaaaattaaatgaagcaaaaaatgttgttttaagATGTTTAAACGAGTCAAAAATCGATGGAGATCTGAAAAAGAATTTGTTGAGAGTCGTAAAATGCGAATTTAAAGGCCATGCATTGAGAAAAGGACTCGAATTACGATTAGTTTTCATGAACAAACCTTTTGTCTTTGAAgttcatgaaatttcttcacaaaatTCGCTGTCAGAGAAGCTCGCAACACTCTCAATAGACGATAAAACTCCAGAATTcgtaaaaattggaaattcaaCTGAAATTCAACTCTTTTCAAAGGACGAAACTCAagaaatttcaagtaaaaaagtcaaagaagaaattttcatcggCGGATTATCAAAACAACGTCAAGAAATCGAAGAAATAATCGCCGCAAAGCAAACTCGAGCAGGTCTCACCAAGGGAATTTTACTTCACGGATCTCCGGGATGCGGAAAAACGTTACTTGTCAAATCCCTGTTAGCTGATACGAGCATCAAACATGTTCAAATCAATTCTTCTGAGATTTTCAGCAGATATTATGGCGAAACTGAGGCCAATTTAAcatcaaatttcgaaaaagtcAAGGAAAATTACCCGGCATTGACTTTAGTTGTCGTCGAAGACATCCATAATTTGTGTCCGAAAGCAGACAACACCGATATTGGTCGACGGGTGACTTCCTCCTTCATCACTTTGATGGATCAACTCCCTGCCAATGCCTTAATTATCGCGACAACGAACCAAATTGAGAACCTAAGTGCGAATTTGAGACGCAGCGGGCGCATTGACTATGAAATTGAGGTTTCTGTACCGAGTCCCGATGCGAGAAATGAAATTCTCGATGCACTTTTGAGGAAACATCAACTTTCAATATCAGCGGAAGATGTTTCCAAGTTGGGTCTTGCCACGCATGGGTACACAGGAGCTGATTTAGAGAGTTTAATAACGAAAACTTTGTGCATGAACCCAAAAAATACCGTTTCCATCGAAgatttgatgcaaaatttgaCGATTGTGAAGCCAAGTGCCATGCGAGAAATCCAAATTGAGTCGCCAAACATCAAATGGAGCGATATCGGGGGTCAAGCGgatctaaaattaaagttgCAACAAGCTGTTGAATGGCCCATCAAGCATCCGGAGACATTTAAAAGGCTCGGAATTACTCCTCCGCGTGGATTATTAATGTTCGGACCTCCGGGATGCTCTAAAACGATGATTGCCAAAGCACTTGCGACGGaaagttcattaaatttccTCTCCATCAAGGGATCCGAGCTTTTTTCCATGTGGGTAGGCGAATCAGAGAAGGCAGTACGAAAACTTTTCCAAAAAGCGCGTGAAGTAGCACccgcgataatttttttcgatgaaattgaTGCAATTGGCGGCGAACGCGGAGGCGAAGGAAGCTCAAATTCCGTGAAAGAACGAGTTTTAGCGCAAATTTTGACGGAAATCGATGGAGTTCATGCCTTGAAAGATGTTACAATTGTCGCGGCAACAAATCGCCCGGATCTGATCGACAAAGCCTTGATGCGTCCTGGCAGATTAGATCGTGTTATTTACGTCGGACTGCCTGATAGCGACACTCGACGCGatattttcaacataaaattacaaaaaatgccAATTCACGAAAATGTGACCTTGGAAAATTTAGTTGAACGTACGGAAGGATATTCAGGAGCGGAAATTCAAGCAGTTTGTCAAGAAGCTGCCTTGCATGCGTtggaaatttcctttgaagCCACCCACGTGACGCAAGAAGATTTTGATTTTGCACTGAAATTCGTGCAACCGAGAACAAGCAAAGCTCTGTTGGAGTTGTACGAGAATTATTTGAACGATtacaagtttaaataa